In Mucilaginibacter boryungensis, a single window of DNA contains:
- a CDS encoding translocation/assembly module TamB domain-containing protein, producing MEKFGRIALKTILWIIASVLFLVLLIAILIQVPAVQNFAKDKVVNYVQGKIHTKVQIGHLSLGLPKLIVLENVYFEDQKKDTLIAGDKLKVDISLFKLLNKKVEINEINLQGITAKVNRGADSVFNFDYIIKAFTSEQNKEVKPTDTTSTIKFSLDKIILDKINISYKDVTTGNNVQFLVGHFDTRIKDFDMDKMKFNIPKINLSGVNARIIQTPVGSSIGRAATIDTATRPLNMDISLGTIDVSKIKLDYRTSEMSTQMDLGQLLVEMNKIDLKKQKIDIKSIKLDNTSAGFTLAKPQTVVKAVVKTVKKLDTLVTPPGSNKPWIVNLAKMSFANDNIRFDNDAQKPIARGLDFAHMNIRDLNTEIEDLAYTTDTISGKINTLNFNEKSGLRVKEFHTTFFYGPKKAYLNDMYLETPYTILQKQIEIGYPSLDAISKNIGALTINANLDGSKLNLKDVLLLIPNMAGMEPFKSSPNSVFRINGRVSGRVNNLNIPNLEITGLSHTHIKASATIKGLPDVNRVYADLNIKDFNTNRSDILRLLPKGTIPANVTIPENMNLKGTFKGGMTNFDTKLNLRSSLGAADVNAVYNGARKGRESYTADVKLKDLNIGVLTKQPQMVGKVTMNARVKGTGTNPKNLSLQFNGNVASAYVKGYTYKNLAVKGAATNGNYVVNARMRDPNISFAMDAKANLNKKYPSVKGTLMVDSLNLQALKLTTTPMRFHGKMVADVPTADPDYLNGKILLTDMLLVNNGQRIALDTASLVSTATPDSSTLFLKLPMMTAHMRGKYQLTKIGPAVQDVINKYYDISMAGGATAASRAKIDAANRAKIKNNKPIKPPYPPQQFVFDMRVINSPLLKQFVPDLKQLEPVTVNGRFDSNTGELTVNGAIPKVIYGTNTISNGKLNINTNNNALNYALTVDQVKVGTSLNLLYPSISGSARDNKLNISLQVRDAAKKERYRIAGVFTALPNEYQFSFLQNGLMFDYTPWAVNSNNALEFGGKGILARDFSITNNNQTLSINSNPAQYNAPLTVSFTNFKIETLTKIAQQDSLLVGGVINGKAEISNLQKSPQFTSAMNISDFNFRGDTVGNVALKVNNQTANAYAADINITGKGNQVTLNGLYYTAPESRLDMNLNMVTLNVKSIEGFSFGAIRQASGNISGQLKITGSPSAPQVRGDVNFNQVGFNVSMLNSYFRMQKESVTFNNDGIRFNDFTLIDSTGNKAVVSGTVYTKTYTDYRFGLDITTDNFRVINSTQADNKLYYGQLYLDSRIKIRGDMNRPIVDASLTVNDKTDLTIVLPGDDPAVEDRKGVVYFANANAPRMDSIMLAKKLDSLKKSNVTGMDVTANIRVNKNANFNIVIDERNGDVVHLKGDAQLSAGIDPSGTINLTGTYVVNEGSYNLSYATVNRKFDFKQGSTIMWTGDPTSADINLTATYIAKVPPIDLVSQQITGDENARTMYLQKLPFNVNLNLKGQLMKPDITFDIVLPEDNYTVSNDVVSTVNNRLAQVRQDPNELNKQVLGVLVLGHFIGDNPLQSQGAGPTVSGTIRNSVSSLLSDQLNKMAGDLIGGVALSFDLQSGADYSTGQAQNRTDLNVGLSKQFLNDRLTVTVGNNFNLEGQNQPGQKATNIAGNVSVGYKLSKDGRYMLRAYRKDEYIVIQGEVIETGVAFTLTVDYNRFSQLFRKRSPQEKNMKKEYNQQQKEQKKEDKAKQDSTDKKIQQQSDQQKQQAPPKPAEFIEMEEEERLDVINNKMVENPDQQREIPTTTAN from the coding sequence TTGGAAAAATTTGGACGTATAGCTCTTAAAACCATCCTTTGGATAATTGCCAGCGTACTTTTTTTAGTATTGCTGATTGCTATCCTTATACAGGTACCCGCCGTCCAGAATTTTGCTAAAGATAAAGTGGTGAACTATGTGCAGGGTAAAATACATACCAAAGTACAAATAGGGCATTTAAGCCTGGGCCTCCCAAAGCTGATTGTACTTGAAAACGTTTATTTTGAAGATCAAAAAAAAGACACCCTTATTGCGGGTGATAAGCTAAAAGTCGACATCAGTCTTTTTAAACTCCTGAACAAGAAGGTTGAAATTAATGAAATAAACCTGCAAGGCATTACAGCCAAAGTAAACCGCGGAGCCGACAGCGTGTTTAATTTTGACTATATTATTAAAGCCTTTACCAGCGAACAGAACAAAGAAGTAAAACCTACCGATACCACATCTACCATAAAGTTCTCGCTGGATAAGATCATTTTAGATAAGATCAACATTTCCTATAAAGATGTAACTACCGGTAATAATGTGCAATTCCTGGTGGGCCATTTTGACACCCGCATTAAGGATTTCGATATGGATAAAATGAAATTTAATATCCCTAAGATCAATCTTTCAGGGGTAAATGCGCGCATTATCCAAACACCGGTTGGCTCATCCATTGGGCGGGCGGCAACAATAGATACGGCCACCAGGCCGCTAAATATGGATATCAGTCTTGGTACTATCGACGTATCAAAAATAAAACTGGATTATCGCACCAGTGAAATGAGCACCCAAATGGATTTGGGCCAATTATTGGTAGAAATGAATAAAATAGATCTAAAAAAGCAAAAAATCGATATAAAATCAATAAAATTAGATAATACCAGCGCGGGCTTTACCTTAGCCAAACCCCAAACCGTGGTGAAGGCGGTAGTAAAAACTGTTAAAAAACTGGACACACTGGTAACCCCGCCGGGCAGCAACAAACCCTGGATTGTTAACCTAGCCAAAATGAGTTTTGCTAACGATAACATCAGGTTTGATAATGACGCGCAAAAACCAATAGCCCGCGGGTTGGATTTTGCCCACATGAATATCCGCGATTTGAATACCGAGATAGAAGATCTGGCCTACACCACAGATACCATTTCGGGTAAAATCAATACGCTGAACTTTAACGAGAAAAGCGGCCTGCGGGTAAAAGAATTCCATACCACATTCTTCTACGGGCCAAAGAAAGCCTACCTGAACGATATGTACCTGGAAACCCCCTATACTATCCTGCAAAAGCAGATAGAAATTGGCTATCCATCGCTTGATGCTATTAGCAAAAATATAGGGGCATTAACCATTAACGCTAATCTTGACGGCAGTAAACTGAACCTGAAAGATGTACTACTGCTCATACCAAATATGGCTGGTATGGAACCATTCAAAAGTTCGCCAAACTCGGTGTTTAGAATTAACGGCCGGGTATCGGGAAGGGTTAATAATCTGAACATCCCTAATCTCGAAATTACAGGCTTGAGTCACACGCATATTAAAGCATCGGCTACCATAAAAGGCCTACCGGATGTGAATAGAGTGTATGCCGATTTGAACATTAAAGATTTCAACACTAACCGTTCTGACATTTTACGCCTGTTGCCTAAAGGCACTATCCCGGCTAACGTCACCATTCCCGAGAATATGAATTTGAAAGGAACATTTAAAGGCGGGATGACCAACTTTGATACCAAACTTAATCTGCGTAGCAGCCTTGGCGCTGCTGATGTTAATGCGGTATACAACGGCGCGCGCAAAGGGCGCGAAAGCTATACAGCCGATGTAAAACTAAAAGATCTGAACATTGGGGTTTTAACCAAACAGCCACAAATGGTTGGTAAGGTTACTATGAATGCCAGGGTGAAAGGTACCGGCACTAATCCCAAAAACCTTAGCCTGCAATTTAATGGAAATGTGGCCAGCGCTTATGTAAAGGGGTATACTTATAAAAACCTGGCAGTAAAAGGCGCGGCTACCAACGGCAACTATGTAGTGAATGCCCGCATGAGAGACCCTAACATCAGCTTCGCGATGGATGCTAAGGCCAATTTGAACAAGAAATATCCATCGGTTAAAGGTACTTTAATGGTGGATAGTTTAAACCTGCAGGCGTTAAAGCTTACAACTACGCCGATGCGTTTCCACGGCAAAATGGTGGCCGACGTTCCTACCGCCGATCCGGACTATTTAAACGGCAAGATTTTACTAACCGATATGCTGCTGGTGAACAATGGTCAGCGTATTGCTTTGGATACGGCAAGTTTGGTATCGACTGCCACACCCGATAGCAGCACCCTGTTTTTGAAACTACCCATGATGACCGCACATATGCGCGGTAAATATCAGTTAACAAAAATTGGCCCGGCCGTTCAGGATGTAATAAACAAATACTACGATATCAGCATGGCTGGCGGTGCAACGGCTGCGTCAAGGGCTAAAATAGATGCGGCTAACCGTGCTAAAATAAAAAATAACAAACCAATTAAGCCGCCTTACCCGCCGCAGCAATTTGTGTTTGATATGCGCGTGATAAACAGCCCGCTTTTAAAACAATTTGTACCCGACCTGAAGCAGCTTGAGCCGGTAACTGTAAATGGCCGCTTTGATAGTAATACCGGCGAACTGACCGTTAATGGCGCCATACCGAAAGTAATTTACGGCACAAATACTATCAGCAACGGCAAACTAAATATCAACACCAACAATAACGCGCTAAATTACGCGCTGACCGTTGACCAGGTAAAAGTGGGTACATCATTAAACCTGTTGTATCCAAGCATTAGCGGAAGCGCCCGGGATAACAAATTGAACATTAGTCTGCAAGTACGCGATGCTGCTAAAAAAGAACGTTACCGTATAGCAGGGGTATTTACCGCCCTACCAAACGAATATCAATTCAGCTTCCTTCAAAACGGGTTAATGTTTGATTATACCCCATGGGCGGTTAATTCTAACAATGCGCTGGAATTTGGCGGCAAAGGCATACTGGCGCGCGATTTTAGCATTACCAATAATAACCAAACACTAAGCATTAACAGTAACCCTGCCCAATATAATGCGCCGCTTACGGTTAGCTTCACTAATTTCAAAATTGAAACACTGACCAAAATTGCCCAGCAGGATTCACTGCTGGTAGGCGGCGTTATTAACGGCAAGGCCGAGATCAGCAACCTGCAAAAGTCGCCGCAGTTTACCTCGGCTATGAATATCAGCGATTTTAACTTCAGGGGCGATACGGTGGGCAATGTAGCGCTGAAAGTAAACAACCAAACAGCAAATGCTTACGCTGCCGATATCAACATCACTGGCAAGGGTAACCAGGTTACTTTAAACGGCCTGTACTATACCGCGCCCGAAAGCCGCCTGGATATGAACCTGAACATGGTTACCCTGAATGTAAAAAGCATTGAAGGCTTCAGCTTTGGTGCTATCCGCCAGGCCAGTGGTAATATTAGCGGCCAGCTAAAGATCACAGGTTCACCAAGTGCACCGCAGGTGCGGGGTGATGTTAACTTTAACCAGGTAGGCTTCAATGTTTCCATGTTAAACTCGTACTTCCGCATGCAAAAGGAAAGTGTCACGTTTAATAACGATGGTATCCGTTTTAACGATTTTACGCTGATAGATTCTACCGGCAACAAAGCTGTGGTGAGCGGAACGGTTTACACCAAAACCTATACCGATTACCGTTTTGGATTGGATATTACCACCGATAACTTTAGGGTAATTAATTCAACCCAGGCTGATAATAAACTGTATTATGGCCAGCTTTATCTTGATAGCCGCATCAAGATCCGCGGCGATATGAACAGGCCGATAGTAGATGCCTCATTAACTGTAAACGACAAGACCGATCTGACCATTGTGTTGCCAGGTGATGACCCCGCGGTGGAAGACCGGAAGGGCGTAGTATATTTTGCCAACGCCAATGCCCCAAGAATGGATTCAATTATGCTGGCGAAAAAACTGGATTCGCTGAAAAAGTCCAATGTTACGGGGATGGATGTTACGGCAAATATCAGGGTGAACAAAAATGCCAATTTTAATATTGTGATAGACGAACGCAATGGCGATGTGGTACATTTAAAAGGCGACGCACAGTTAAGTGCCGGTATTGACCCCAGCGGTACTATTAACCTGACGGGTACTTATGTTGTTAATGAGGGATCGTATAACTTATCCTATGCAACCGTTAACCGAAAGTTTGATTTTAAACAGGGCAGTACAATTATGTGGACGGGCGATCCAACCTCGGCCGATATTAATCTGACAGCAACCTATATAGCCAAAGTACCCCCTATCGACCTGGTATCGCAACAAATTACCGGCGACGAGAACGCGCGTACTATGTATCTGCAAAAGCTGCCATTTAATGTTAATCTTAACCTGAAGGGGCAGTTAATGAAGCCGGATATCACCTTTGATATTGTACTTCCTGAAGATAACTATACCGTTTCCAATGATGTAGTAAGCACCGTTAATAACCGCCTGGCACAGGTAAGACAGGACCCTAACGAATTAAATAAGCAGGTATTAGGCGTATTGGTATTGGGCCACTTTATTGGCGATAACCCGCTGCAAAGCCAGGGTGCAGGCCCAACCGTAAGCGGTACTATCCGCAACAGCGTAAGCAGCCTGTTGTCCGATCAGTTAAACAAAATGGCGGGCGACCTGATAGGCGGTGTTGCTTTGAGTTTCGACCTGCAATCGGGAGCTGATTACTCGACCGGTCAGGCGCAAAACCGTACCGATTTGAACGTCGGCCTGTCTAAGCAATTCCTGAACGACCGGCTAACTGTTACCGTGGGCAATAATTTTAATTTGGAAGGCCAAAACCAGCCTGGGCAAAAGGCTACTAACATTGCAGGTAATGTTTCGGTAGGTTATAAATTAAGTAAAGATGGCCGCTATATGCTGCGCGCTTACCGTAAGGATGAATATATAGTAATACAGGGCGAGGTAATAGAAACCGGCGTAGCCTTTACCCTTACGGTAGATTATAACCGCTTCAGCCAGTTGTTCCGCAAACGCAGTCCGCAGGAAAAAAACATGAAGAAGGAGTATAACCAGCAACAAAAAGAACAGAAGAAAGAAGATAAAGCCAAACAGGATTCGACAGACAAAAAGATACAGCAGCAGTCCGATCAGCAAAAGCAACAGGCCCCGCCTAAACCCGCCGAATTCATTGAAATGGAGGAAGAAGAGAGGCTTGATGTTATAAATAACAAAATGGTGGAAAATCCTGATCAGCAGCGGGAAATTCCAACAACAACAGCAAATTAA
- the dnaG gene encoding DNA primase, translating into MITKQTVDRIMEATDIVEVIGEFVQLKKRGANYIGLSPFANERTPSFTVSPAKGIFKDFSSGKGGSAVTFLMELEKFTYPEALKWLAKKYGIEVEETVVSEENKEEENRRESLMIVSGYAAKFFQDSLWETEEGQNIGLSYFKERGFTNETIRKFELGYSPDQWEAFSAQALKDGYVEEFIVESGLSVKRENGSLYDRYRGRVMFPIHSFTGRVIAFGGRTLKNDKNVPKYVNSPESEIYHKSNVLYGLNFAKKAIRDEDNCYLVEGYADVISVHQAGIENVVASSGTSLTVEQIRLIGRLTKNITILYDGDAAGIKASLRGLDLILEEGLNVKVVLFPDGHDPDTYVRLLGSSAFKKYIDDNRKDFILYKTDILLKEAGKDPILKAGVIREVVESIAKIPDSIKASIFIKECSTLMQIDERALLTELNKMRQAKAKKDGQGQTMHTPFEDAPIATEPEPQNPEADGESQEKEIVRLLLLYGNRMIDWDGITNTYIGPFMIAELNDVEFEHPVCKQFVAIYRTEVDNGKLPDEQHFIHYPDKEIVDITVTMLANRYMLSENWMDMHKILVHDELSNIRAAILGAIFHLKKQKIGKILSKLLADLQTTESTIDQEILMNQYLFMKKVEKKITDFFGTVISK; encoded by the coding sequence ATGATTACCAAACAAACCGTTGACCGTATTATGGAAGCCACAGATATTGTGGAGGTTATAGGTGAATTTGTGCAATTAAAAAAACGCGGCGCCAACTATATCGGCCTGTCGCCGTTCGCTAACGAGCGGACGCCTTCGTTCACGGTATCCCCTGCTAAAGGTATCTTCAAGGATTTTTCTTCGGGTAAAGGCGGTTCGGCAGTTACATTTTTAATGGAACTGGAGAAGTTCACCTATCCTGAGGCATTAAAATGGCTGGCCAAAAAATACGGGATAGAAGTTGAAGAGACCGTAGTATCTGAAGAGAATAAAGAAGAAGAGAACCGGCGTGAAAGCCTGATGATCGTTAGTGGTTACGCAGCTAAGTTTTTCCAGGACAGCCTGTGGGAAACCGAGGAAGGGCAAAACATCGGTCTTAGTTATTTTAAGGAACGTGGTTTTACCAATGAAACCATCCGTAAATTTGAGCTGGGCTACTCACCCGATCAGTGGGAGGCGTTTTCAGCGCAGGCACTGAAAGACGGCTATGTTGAGGAGTTTATTGTAGAGAGCGGCCTATCGGTTAAGCGCGAGAACGGCAGCCTATACGATCGTTACCGTGGCCGTGTAATGTTCCCTATACATAGCTTTACCGGCAGGGTGATAGCTTTTGGTGGCCGCACCTTAAAGAACGATAAGAACGTACCCAAATATGTGAACTCGCCCGAGAGCGAGATCTACCATAAATCGAATGTACTGTACGGGCTGAACTTTGCCAAAAAAGCTATCCGCGACGAGGACAATTGCTACCTGGTAGAAGGTTATGCCGATGTGATATCCGTGCATCAGGCGGGGATAGAGAATGTTGTGGCATCGTCGGGCACATCACTAACGGTAGAACAGATAAGGCTGATCGGTCGCCTTACCAAAAACATTACGATACTATATGATGGCGATGCGGCGGGTATCAAAGCATCGCTGCGCGGGCTTGACCTGATACTGGAAGAAGGCCTGAATGTGAAAGTGGTACTGTTCCCTGATGGGCATGACCCGGATACCTACGTACGCCTGTTGGGCAGTAGCGCCTTCAAGAAATATATTGATGATAACCGAAAGGATTTCATCCTGTATAAAACCGACATTTTACTTAAGGAAGCGGGGAAAGATCCGATCCTTAAAGCTGGGGTGATCCGCGAGGTGGTGGAAAGTATTGCTAAGATACCCGACTCCATCAAAGCGTCCATATTCATAAAAGAATGTAGTACGCTGATGCAGATAGACGAGCGTGCCCTGCTGACTGAACTGAATAAAATGCGGCAGGCCAAAGCCAAAAAGGATGGACAAGGCCAAACCATGCATACGCCCTTTGAAGATGCACCGATAGCCACCGAGCCCGAGCCGCAGAACCCCGAAGCCGACGGCGAATCGCAGGAAAAAGAGATCGTTAGGTTGTTGCTTTTATACGGCAACCGCATGATTGACTGGGACGGCATTACCAATACCTATATTGGCCCGTTTATGATTGCCGAACTGAACGATGTAGAATTTGAGCACCCGGTATGCAAGCAGTTCGTGGCTATTTATCGTACCGAAGTTGATAACGGTAAATTGCCAGATGAACAGCACTTTATCCATTATCCCGATAAGGAAATTGTTGATATTACCGTTACCATGCTGGCCAACCGCTACATGCTAAGTGAAAATTGGATGGACATGCACAAAATACTGGTACACGATGAGTTATCTAACATCAGGGCCGCTATTTTAGGCGCGATATTTCATTTGAAAAAACAAAAAATAGGCAAGATACTCTCTAAACTACTTGCCGACCTGCAAACTACCGAAAGCACTATAGACCAGGAGATATTAATGAACCAGTACCTTTTTATGAAGAAGGTAGAGAAAAAGATCACCGATTTCTTCGGGACTGTGATATCTAAATAA
- the tamL gene encoding translocation and assembly module lipoprotein TamL — translation MGKRFIYLIVTAALLSACSTTKYLANNQKLYTGPQVKVDTAELTKSDQKFITNEMAELVRPAPNSSILGLRVKLWIYYKTHARRNFLQKFFSKYGEPPVLISAVDVNNNSKIMQNRLQNEGFFYAQASGDTVSKHKTAKAVFNVKAGPSYSIRNIHFPTGKTDLDTAIAGTAKETLFKVGNNYNLDIIKAERVRIDARLKEEGFYYFAPEDLIMRIDTPVGDHQVDITVQVKRQTADRARDIYHINNIYIYPNYTLRDTSLMLDKARPYRNYFIVQKKEYVRDFVFKQTVQFQKGSVYSRTEHNKTLNRFVELGPFKFVKNRFEDVSTTDSPKLNVFYFLTPYQRKSLRFEVAGRTTSANFTGTQVNLSWRNRNAFKGAELLTVSLFGSTDVQVSGQNSGYNVYQTGVQTGISWPRFISPFNLTNSSAFVPHTNFNLQYALTNRVKLYTLNSYSASFGYDWKQDAHRSHQLNLTEITYVNAASISKQYQDTIISTGNPTLKHVIDNQLTFGPSYSYTFTNTMENNRINTWYYNAKVSTSALLLGLISGADTLAGNAKKIAGTNYNQYVRFENEFRYYHKLGAISTVAARMMVGVGVPFGNSTIMPYSQQFFIGGTNSLRGFRARSIGPGVYVPKQNNGNTSGFLPDESGDIKIEANLEYRPQLFSIVRGALFVDAGNIWNLNPHDNLPGSAFGKNFLSQIAADVGFGLRFDVTVLVVRTDFGFPVLKPWLPNGQRFKFDSHGGIFNLAIGYPF, via the coding sequence ATGGGTAAAAGGTTTATATATTTAATTGTAACGGCAGCTTTGTTAAGCGCATGCAGTACTACCAAATATTTGGCAAACAATCAAAAGTTGTATACCGGGCCTCAAGTTAAAGTAGACACTGCTGAACTTACCAAAAGCGACCAGAAATTTATCACCAATGAAATGGCCGAGCTGGTGAGGCCCGCGCCAAATTCAAGCATCTTAGGCTTGCGGGTAAAACTCTGGATATATTATAAAACCCATGCCCGCCGCAACTTTCTGCAGAAATTTTTTAGCAAATACGGCGAACCGCCGGTACTGATCAGTGCTGTTGATGTGAATAACAACAGCAAGATCATGCAAAACAGGCTGCAAAACGAGGGCTTCTTTTATGCGCAGGCCAGTGGCGATACGGTAAGCAAGCATAAAACGGCTAAGGCTGTTTTTAATGTAAAAGCCGGGCCATCCTATAGTATCCGTAATATTCATTTCCCAACAGGAAAAACCGATTTGGATACGGCTATAGCAGGTACTGCAAAAGAAACACTTTTTAAAGTGGGTAATAACTATAACCTGGATATTATAAAAGCCGAGCGTGTGCGGATAGACGCCCGGTTAAAGGAAGAGGGTTTTTACTACTTCGCCCCCGAAGACCTGATTATGCGTATAGATACCCCGGTGGGCGATCATCAGGTAGATATAACTGTACAGGTAAAGCGGCAAACAGCGGATAGGGCCCGCGATATTTATCACATTAACAACATCTACATCTATCCAAACTATACCTTACGCGACACATCGTTGATGCTGGATAAGGCACGGCCTTACCGCAACTACTTTATTGTGCAAAAAAAGGAATATGTGCGCGATTTTGTATTTAAACAAACTGTACAGTTTCAAAAGGGAAGTGTTTATAGCCGTACAGAACATAATAAAACCTTAAACCGTTTTGTGGAATTAGGCCCGTTCAAATTTGTAAAGAACCGTTTTGAAGATGTATCCACTACAGATTCGCCGAAGTTAAACGTATTTTACTTTCTTACCCCTTACCAGCGTAAGTCTCTACGATTTGAAGTTGCAGGGCGCACTACTTCGGCCAACTTTACCGGTACACAAGTAAACCTAAGCTGGCGCAACCGTAATGCCTTCAAGGGCGCCGAATTATTAACGGTATCTTTATTTGGAAGTACGGATGTACAGGTGTCGGGGCAAAACAGCGGTTACAATGTTTACCAAACCGGGGTACAAACGGGTATTTCATGGCCGCGTTTTATCAGTCCGTTTAACCTTACTAACAGCAGCGCCTTTGTGCCGCATACCAATTTTAATTTACAGTACGCGTTAACAAACCGGGTAAAACTTTATACATTAAACTCCTATAGCGCATCGTTCGGTTACGATTGGAAACAGGACGCCCACCGTTCGCATCAGCTAAACCTGACTGAAATTACGTATGTGAATGCCGCAAGCATCTCGAAGCAGTATCAGGACACTATTATAAGTACAGGTAACCCAACCTTAAAACATGTAATAGATAACCAATTAACTTTTGGCCCGTCCTATAGCTATACTTTCACTAATACCATGGAGAATAATCGCATCAATACCTGGTATTACAATGCTAAAGTAAGTACCTCGGCATTGTTATTAGGGTTAATATCAGGTGCGGATACTTTAGCTGGAAATGCAAAGAAAATAGCCGGTACTAACTACAATCAATATGTTAGGTTTGAGAACGAATTTAGGTACTATCATAAGCTGGGCGCTATAAGCACCGTTGCAGCCCGCATGATGGTTGGCGTTGGTGTGCCTTTTGGTAATTCTACTATAATGCCATACAGTCAGCAATTTTTTATTGGCGGCACCAATAGCCTTCGTGGCTTTAGGGCACGTTCAATTGGCCCGGGAGTGTACGTGCCTAAACAAAATAACGGCAATACCAGTGGTTTCCTGCCTGATGAATCGGGCGATATAAAAATAGAGGCCAACCTTGAATACCGCCCGCAGCTATTTAGCATTGTGCGCGGTGCTTTATTTGTTGATGCCGGCAATATATGGAACCTTAACCCGCATGATAATTTGCCGGGCTCGGCTTTTGGTAAAAACTTCCTTAGTCAAATTGCTGCCGACGTGGGCTTCGGTTTACGTTTTGATGTAACTGTATTAGTAGTCCGTACTGATTTTGGGTTTCCTGTTTTGAAACCATGGTTGCCTAACGGTCAGCGTTTCAAGTTTGATTCACATGGCGGGATATTTAATTTGGCTATAGGATATCCATTCTGA
- a CDS encoding YraN family protein, producing MAIHNDLGRRGEQLAKTHLENTGYEVIDENWCYGKAEVDLIAYKDRTIIFIEVKARTGTGFGEPEDFVDLRKQKLLAKAADEYIYLMNHQGEVRFDIIAILFTSETVYRLNHIEDAFWPKPE from the coding sequence ATGGCCATCCACAACGACCTTGGCCGCAGGGGCGAACAGTTAGCCAAAACCCACCTGGAAAATACCGGCTATGAAGTTATAGACGAAAACTGGTGCTACGGCAAGGCCGAGGTTGACCTGATAGCGTATAAAGACCGCACTATTATTTTTATTGAGGTAAAAGCCCGTACAGGCACCGGCTTTGGAGAACCTGAAGATTTTGTTGATCTGCGCAAGCAAAAGCTATTGGCCAAAGCGGCAGATGAATACATTTACCTGATGAACCACCAGGGCGAAGTACGTTTTGATATCATCGCCATACTATTTACCAGCGAAACTGTTTATAGGCTGAACCATATTGAAGATGCCTTTTGGCCAAAACCCGAATGA
- a CDS encoding retropepsin-like aspartic protease: MIIKHPLRIIDLHDDGFHPLLDIQVYGRAFTVVLDTGASKTAFDKSLLQAHEEATIVESDKLSTGLGTNEMASFTAVIPELRIGELLIRDIEVAVLDLSTINIAYRQMNHPEVLGVLGGDILMKYKAVIDYGKKQLRLKTDQ, encoded by the coding sequence ATGATCATCAAACACCCGCTCCGTATTATCGACCTGCACGACGATGGCTTCCATCCACTGCTGGATATACAGGTTTATGGGCGCGCATTTACCGTAGTGCTGGATACAGGCGCATCAAAAACAGCATTTGACAAATCCCTGTTGCAGGCACATGAGGAAGCTACAATTGTGGAGAGCGATAAGCTTTCTACCGGGCTGGGCACTAATGAAATGGCATCGTTCACCGCAGTAATCCCCGAACTTAGGATTGGGGAATTGCTTATCCGAGATATAGAGGTAGCCGTGCTTGACCTATCTACCATCAACATCGCCTACAGGCAAATGAACCACCCTGAAGTATTAGGCGTTTTAGGCGGCGATATTTTAATGAAGTATAAAGCGGTAATTGACTACGGAAAAAAGCAGCTGAGGCTTAAGACGGATCAATAA